The sequence AGTGCTAAATGGTCCATCTTTCACAACATAATTGGTATATTTCTAATTAGCACTATTGGGACTGCATGTATTGTCGCTCACACCGTAACCTGTACCAAGAGCGCTCGGATAGCTTTCAAAAGCAAACTGTGAGACATTACTCGAACAAAAGGTGGCAAGTCAACCAAGTCTTGCGTGCTTTATTTTTTAAGGCAAAAGGTCCTCTTTTACAAAACTTTTGTTAAAGTCACTAAAAACATAACCTTAGTTTGCTTAATTCATAATATTTACTAATAAAATACTTCCCCTAATATGAAATTTAGACGCGATTCTCTGGCCTTTATAATTTTTGATGGTTTGAACAGACCATAAATGTTTGGGTCATATCAATACTAATACCACCAAATCAACCAAGTCTTTTACATCCCAATCAGAGTTGTAAATATGGAACAGATTCCAAAGACATGTGATTGGAACAACAGATTCCAAAACcatgttcaatatgcaagaagaagttgaatcttgatcTGCAGCATCCCTACAACATCTTTCATGTTTGTCCTTCTTGCCGGAGATTCAGCACAACAATCTAATGCAACTTCCATGATTGAAGCCACAACATCTAGCTCCTTCTGATTACCCTGTGGTGTTACCAAGTTGACATCTACAATGTCCATTACTGCTTCTGGGAGTGAATAACTTGCCCATTGCTTCAAGCTAAGATCTCCATCAAACTCATTAGGCTTTCTCCTGGTAAACGTTTCAAGCAACATGATCCCGTAACTATAGACGTCACACTTTGTAGACACTATTCCATCCAGTCCATACTCTACAGTCAAACAATTCATTTAAAGATTCAATATACTTTCTAGGtgggaaaaaaagaaaggagtAATCAGCAAAACTAAAAGACGTACCTGGTGCAATATACCCCAATGTTGCTAAGGTTTTAGTGTACAAATCACTCTGATCTTCACCAAGCAGTTTTGAAATGCCAAAGTCGCTGAGGTGGGCAACCATATTCTCATCCAGCAAGACGTTACTAGGCTTCAGATCACAGTGGATCACAGTCGATGAGGACCCATGGTGAAGATATTCCAACGCACACGCCACATCTATCATTATGCTTAGCCTCTGCCTTATGTCTAAGAAGTAGTTGTGCGAATACAAATGCTTCTCAAGACTTCCATTAGACATATACTCGAGCACTAAAGCCTTAAAATCAAGATTGGAACAACTAGTAATGACTTTCACGAGATTCCTATGGCGAAGGTTCCGTAAAACTTCACATTCTGTATCGAAACTCTTGAATCCCGCATCCAGTTGCAGACTGAACACTTTAACTGCAATGACAGCTCCACTTCTGAGAACGCCTTTGTAAACAGTGCCAAAACTTCCCGAACCAATCAGATTACACTCACTAAGCTCATCAGTTGCTTGGAGCAATGCATAGTATGAAATTCTTTCTCTTGTTATGGTGGACAATGAATCATCTTGTTGAGGAACTCTTTTACCTTGCCTATACCTTATCCATACGAACACAAAAGAGATGGGAACAAATAGAAGTGCAAGTCCTAGCAGAAGAAATAGAACAAGcaattttttcctatttgatttGTGCTTTGCTGAAGTGGGGCATGGTgggacactaaatcttgaagaacCGCACAATGCTTCATTGTAGATGAAAAACTCACTCGAGAGGTTCCTGAAAGGACCTCCTGAGGGTATTTCACCATACAATTTGTtgatagaaatattgaaatacttcAAGTTTTGAAGTTTCTCCAAAGACTTAGGAATGTTTCCGGATATATTATTATGAGAAAGgtctaggaattccaaacctatcATGTTGCTCATTGAGTCAGGTATAGGTCCTTGCAACTTGTTATGTCTCAAAGAAAGGTACGCCAAATTTTGTAAGCCTCCAATTTCTCTAGGAATTTCATTTGAGAATTGATTCATCGACAGATCCATCTGGGTCGCAGCctttagatttccaatttctGGAGGTAAAGAACCTACCATCTTGTTTGACGATAAGTGAAGAACCACTAGATCTTGAAGTTTCCCTATGCTTAGTGGTATATTGGAACTCAATTTATTGGAGCCCACATGTATCTCCCTAAGGGAAGTAATATTCCCTAAACAATAAGGAAGAGACCCTGAAAGTTGCTTTTGACTGAAGTAAATAGCATCCAAACGCTGCAATTTACAAAAATTATCTCCAATAGTTCCTGTTAATTTGTTGTTAGTCAACACGAAGCGCTGAAGGCTTCTCAACTTGCCAATTGATGTTGGAATTGATTCGACCAAGTTATTTCCAGAAAGATCAAGGTCTAATAAGCTGCTTAAGTTCCCAACTTCAATTGGAATTCGCCCTCGGATTTTGCAACTGCTGGCGTAAAATTTCATTAGAGACTTAGAAAAGTTCCCTACAGAGACTGGAAGTATGCCATTTATTGGGTTAAGATATAGAGAATGATACGCTAAATTTCTACAATTGGTTAAGGAAGTCAGGAAGCTTAATGATGAATCACTGGTTAAATTGTTTTCCCCTAGATTTAGTAACTGTAGATGAGTCAAATATCCAAGTGAATTGGGAATCAAGCCTGTGAGTTTGTTGTAAGCTCTGGAATAGTAAGTTTTGAACAATTTGATATGGAATGAGGAATAGTCCCAACAAGATTGGTTAAGTTGCCCAGATAAAGCACTTCAATGTTGGGTAACATAGAACCTATATTTGGTGGGAGGCTTCCTGATAGATCGTTGTCTGTAAGACCAAGTATTCTCAGCCCCGATATGTTGAAGGTCTCCATATCAAGTGAACAACTAAAATTATTGGTCGAAAGATCAAGTTCCTCCAACTCAATGAGATTGCTTATCTCTTTGGGTATTTCACCTGGAAACACATAGTGGATTACTAGTGAGTTTAAAAAGTTGGTTCAATCTAGTAAACCTAATTTGTCTAAGATATAAGAATTGCGTCTTATTTAAGTTGTCAATCTCTCGTGGTAAGAATCCACTAAGATTTTGAACAGAAATATATATGGAAGATAAATATATTTGAACAGAGCCATTAAGCTCGCTTTTCTCCATGCCTAATACCACCAAACTTAGATACCTCAATTATTCAATAACTGAAATTATTCCTGCTATTACTGTGTAATAAGATAAAATTCCGAAGCAATTAGGTACAAGCATTCATAAGATAAAAGCATACCCGTGAAATGGTTACTTCCGAGATACAAAAACTGCAAGGTACTCAATCTTCCAATTTCACTATGTATTGGTCCATCAAACTCATTGCCCGTTAAAGACAAAAGTTGAAGTTGTGAACAATTTGCTAAGCTTGTAGGCATATGACCGTGAAGCTTGTTATAAGACAGATAAAGCCCTTCGAGTATTGGGACACCATTGCATAAACCATTGGGAAGACTTCCTGATAAGCTATTGCCAGTAAATGCAATGACTTCGAtcctagaaatattgaaaattgtgAATGGTATAGAACTCATAAGTTGATTATATTGTATGGATAGCACTTTCATGTTGTGAAGATTGCCGATCCCTTCTGGAATGTTTCCTTGAAGTGAATTATAAGATATATCTAAAGTCTCCAACCTTGAGGCATTCAAGAGCAACAGAGGAATAGAGCCTATGAGATTGTTACCCCTCAATTTTAATACTCTAAGGTTTAAAAGActtccaatcacttttg is a genomic window of Capsicum annuum cultivar UCD-10X-F1 unplaced genomic scaffold, UCD10Xv1.1 ctg2695, whole genome shotgun sequence containing:
- the LOC107854614 gene encoding receptor kinase-like protein Xa21; this translates as MKFYASSCKIRGRIPIEVGNLSSLLDLDLSGNNLVESIPTSIGKLRSLQRFVLTNNKLTGTIGDNFCKLQRLDAIYFSQKQLSGSLPYCLGNITSLREIHVGSNKLSSNIPLSIGKLQDLVVLHLSSNKMVGSLPPEIGNLKAATQMDLSMNQFSNEIPREIGGLQNLAYLSLRHNKLQGPIPDSMSNMIGLEFLDLSHNNISGNIPKSLEKLQNLKYFNISINKLYGEIPSGGPFRNLSSEFFIYNEALCGSSRFSVPPCPTSAKHKSNRKKLLVLFLLLGLALLFVPISFVFVWIRYRQGKRVPQQDDSLSTITRERISYYALLQATDELSECNLIGSGSFGTVYKGVLRSGAVIAVKVFSLQLDAGFKSFDTECEVLRNLRHRNLVKVITSCSNLDFKALVLEYMSNGSLEKHLYSHNYFLDIRQRLSIMIDVACALEYLHHGSSSTVIHCDLKPSNVLLDENMVAHLSDFGISKLLGEDQSDLYTKTLATLGYIAPEYGLDGIVSTKCDVYSYGIMLLETFTRRKPNEFDGDLSLKQWASYSLPEAVMDIVDVNLVTPQGNQKELDVVASIMEVALDCCAESPARRTNMKDVVGMLQIKIQLLLAY